A genomic segment from Cryptosporangium phraense encodes:
- the rfbB gene encoding dTDP-glucose 4,6-dehydratase: MRILVTGGAGFIGSHYVRTLLTGGYAGAADWSVTVLDSLTYSGNLPNLDPVADHPNYTFVKGDITDVDLVNDLVPGHDAIVHFAAESHVDRSILGAAQFVTTNVLGTQTLLDAFHRSGTGRFLHVSTDEVYGSIDTGSWPETHPLQPNSPYSASKASSDLLALAYHRTHHVDVVVTRCSNNYGPYQFPEKVIPLFVTNLLDGKPVPLYGDGGNIRDWLHVDDHCRGIQLALQGGRAGEVYNIGGGTELTNKELTQLLLDATGRDWDNFVTPVEDRKGHDRRYSVDITKISTELGYTPQVPFAEGLADTVAWYRDRRDWWEPLKQRAALEK; this comes from the coding sequence GTGAGGATTCTTGTCACCGGGGGTGCCGGTTTCATCGGGTCGCATTATGTCCGGACGCTGCTGACCGGCGGTTATGCCGGGGCGGCGGACTGGTCGGTGACGGTCCTCGATTCGCTGACCTATTCGGGGAACCTGCCGAACCTCGACCCGGTCGCCGACCACCCGAACTACACGTTCGTCAAAGGCGACATCACCGATGTCGACCTGGTGAACGATCTGGTCCCCGGACATGACGCGATCGTGCACTTCGCCGCCGAATCCCACGTCGACCGCTCCATCCTCGGCGCCGCCCAGTTCGTCACCACCAACGTCCTGGGCACCCAGACCCTGCTCGACGCCTTCCACCGCAGCGGAACCGGCCGGTTCCTGCACGTCTCCACCGACGAGGTCTACGGCTCCATCGACACCGGCTCCTGGCCCGAGACCCACCCGCTGCAACCCAACTCGCCCTACTCCGCCTCCAAAGCCTCCTCCGACCTGCTGGCGCTGGCCTACCACCGCACCCACCACGTCGACGTCGTCGTCACCCGCTGCTCGAACAACTACGGGCCCTACCAGTTCCCCGAGAAGGTCATCCCGCTGTTCGTCACCAACCTCCTCGACGGCAAACCCGTCCCGCTCTACGGCGACGGCGGCAACATCCGCGACTGGCTGCACGTCGACGACCACTGCCGGGGCATCCAGCTCGCCCTGCAGGGCGGGCGGGCCGGCGAGGTCTACAACATCGGCGGCGGCACCGAGCTGACGAACAAGGAGCTGACCCAGCTGCTGCTGGACGCCACCGGGCGAGACTGGGACAACTTCGTGACCCCGGTCGAAGACCGCAAGGGCCACGACCGGCGCTACTCCGTCGACATCACCAAGATCTCCACCGAACTCGGCTACACCCCGCAGGTCCCGTTCGCCGAAGGGCTCGCCGACACCGTCGCCTGGTACCGCGACCGCCGCGACTGGTGGGAGCCCCTCAAGCAGCGCGCCGCACTGGAGAAGTAG
- the rfbD gene encoding dTDP-4-dehydrorhamnose reductase, translating to MRWLITGAGGALGHDLTALLSGETVTAATRADLDITDVDAVRAAVSGHDVVVNTAAYTAVDDAETDEATATRVNGYGPEVLASACAAAGARLLQVSTDYVLPGDATRPCPEDAATDPVNAYGRSKLVGEQAVLGLLPDTGYVVRTAWLYGETGTNFVATMLKLAASRPTVSVVNDQHGQPTWTFALAEQLVTLGRADAAPGIYHGTASGETTWHGLTQEIYRLAGLDPDRVGTTTSDAFPRPAKRPAYSVLGHDRWAAAGLPVQPHWRDQLASALERPSFVELVEKARAAA from the coding sequence GTGCGCTGGTTGATCACCGGCGCCGGAGGCGCCTTGGGACACGACCTGACGGCCTTGCTGTCCGGCGAGACCGTGACCGCTGCGACGCGGGCCGACCTCGACATCACCGATGTGGACGCGGTCCGCGCGGCCGTCAGCGGCCACGACGTGGTGGTGAACACCGCCGCCTACACCGCGGTCGACGACGCCGAGACCGACGAGGCCACCGCGACCCGGGTCAACGGGTACGGGCCCGAGGTGCTGGCGTCGGCGTGCGCGGCGGCCGGCGCGCGCCTGCTGCAGGTCTCCACCGATTACGTGCTCCCCGGCGACGCGACGCGCCCGTGCCCGGAGGACGCGGCGACCGACCCGGTGAACGCCTACGGCCGGAGCAAGCTGGTCGGCGAGCAGGCCGTGCTGGGCCTCCTCCCGGACACCGGCTACGTGGTGCGCACGGCCTGGCTGTACGGCGAGACCGGCACGAACTTCGTCGCGACGATGCTCAAGCTGGCCGCCTCGCGCCCGACCGTGAGCGTCGTGAACGACCAGCACGGGCAGCCGACCTGGACGTTCGCCCTGGCGGAGCAGCTGGTCACCCTGGGCCGCGCGGACGCCGCACCGGGGATCTACCACGGCACGGCGTCCGGCGAGACGACCTGGCACGGCCTCACCCAGGAGATCTACCGGCTGGCCGGGCTCGACCCGGACCGGGTCGGGACCACCACCTCGGACGCGTTCCCACGCCCCGCGAAGCGACCCGCATACAGCGTGCTCGGCCACGACCGCTGGGCCGCCGCCGGCCTCCCGGTGCAGCCGCACTGGCGTGATCAGCTGGCGTCGGCGCTGGAGCGGCCGTCGTTCGTCGAGCTGGTCGAGAAGGCCCGAGCCGCCGCGTGA
- a CDS encoding lipopolysaccharide biosynthesis protein produces the protein MNTTSRLRALLGSAASVGAGFLVLGGAGYLFLAIASRVFDDADYSALASVYLLVNIIGPGLFAAVEQETSRNVSTRLARGLDPRPVVRQLGLISGGLFAGIAVLTLALSPVLLPEVLHGSGVLLAGLLLASASYAVVSVTRGNFGGRRAFGRYGTSVGTEGTVRLVAGVVLAALALGGAGVAGWSAGYGLVFCLAPAVAVALTARWFLPDVRGDAEAGGPGAPQDFGPLARGVGLLTVAWGLSLAIANAAPVVVNALLPNDDAGAATAATFASAVVLARIPLFVFQGAQSLVLPSFAHAAAQSDPGALRRAVRPALLLVAAVGAVALLGSAVLGHWLGRIAFGPTFTSSNMLVTALMLGTVAGMAVQIVQPALLALGHHRWVAGGWVLGAVVFAASFALPFEPVTDAVIAQLASAAVTIVVLGAVLSRALRSVPQKELTDVPAA, from the coding sequence GTGAACACCACCTCCCGGTTGCGTGCGCTGCTGGGCAGCGCCGCGTCCGTGGGGGCCGGGTTCCTGGTGCTGGGCGGGGCCGGATATCTGTTCCTGGCGATCGCCAGCCGGGTCTTCGACGACGCCGACTACTCCGCCCTGGCGTCGGTGTATCTGCTGGTCAACATCATCGGGCCGGGGTTGTTCGCGGCGGTCGAGCAGGAGACCAGCCGGAACGTGTCGACGCGGCTGGCCCGCGGGCTCGATCCGCGGCCGGTCGTGCGGCAGCTCGGGCTGATCTCCGGCGGGCTGTTCGCCGGGATCGCGGTGCTCACGCTGGCGCTCTCCCCCGTGCTGCTGCCCGAGGTGCTGCACGGTTCCGGGGTCTTGCTGGCCGGGTTGTTGCTGGCCAGCGCGTCGTACGCGGTCGTGTCGGTGACCCGGGGCAACTTCGGGGGGCGCCGGGCGTTCGGCCGGTACGGGACCTCCGTGGGCACCGAGGGCACGGTCCGGCTGGTCGCCGGGGTGGTGCTGGCCGCGTTGGCGCTCGGCGGCGCGGGCGTGGCCGGGTGGTCCGCGGGCTACGGGCTGGTGTTCTGCCTGGCCCCCGCGGTGGCCGTGGCGCTGACCGCGCGCTGGTTCCTCCCGGACGTACGCGGCGACGCGGAGGCCGGTGGCCCCGGAGCCCCCCAAGACTTCGGGCCGTTGGCTCGGGGCGTCGGGCTGTTGACCGTGGCCTGGGGATTGTCGCTGGCGATCGCGAACGCGGCTCCGGTCGTCGTCAACGCGCTGCTGCCCAACGACGACGCCGGGGCGGCGACCGCGGCGACGTTCGCCTCCGCGGTCGTGCTGGCTCGGATCCCGCTGTTCGTGTTCCAGGGCGCGCAGTCGCTGGTGCTGCCGAGCTTCGCGCACGCAGCCGCGCAGAGCGACCCCGGCGCGCTCCGCCGGGCCGTGCGCCCGGCGCTGCTGCTCGTCGCCGCGGTCGGCGCGGTGGCGCTCCTGGGCAGCGCGGTGCTGGGGCACTGGCTCGGCCGCATCGCGTTCGGCCCCACCTTCACCAGCTCGAACATGCTGGTCACCGCCCTGATGCTCGGCACCGTCGCCGGCATGGCCGTCCAGATCGTGCAACCGGCGCTGCTGGCGCTGGGCCACCACCGCTGGGTCGCCGGCGGCTGGGTGCTCGGCGCGGTGGTGTTCGCCGCGTCGTTCGCGCTGCCGTTCGAGCCGGTGACCGACGCGGTGATCGCCCAGCTGGCCAGCGCGGCCGTCACGATCGTCGTCCTGGGCGCCGTGCTGTCCCGCGCGCTGCGAAGCGTCCCCCAGAAGGAGCTGACTGATGTCCCAGCCGCCTGA
- a CDS encoding glycosyltransferase family 2 protein, whose protein sequence is MSQPPERVSAVVLAYKAEPWLRRSVEALLASEKVDVDVVLVDNGCTTDDVDVLEQVDGVTVVRPGTNTGFAGGCNLGARAATGEYLALVNGDAVVEPTTMARLVEEASKPDVGIAVASVRLAEDPALLNAGANPIHVLGLSWSGRMGQPETLTEPMETAGASGACVVVPKAHWDALGGFDEEYFAYHEDADLSIRTWRKGLRVLYVPDAVAVHRYEFSRNDFKMYLVERNRLLFVTTLWSGKALVLLALPLAGLEAAMTLMAASQGWFPAKVKGWRWLWSHRAHIRARRRVLKAEATVPDREWMGLLTTKVDPSVIPVPALASTVNGLVTIWWSVTRRWV, encoded by the coding sequence ATGTCCCAGCCGCCTGAGCGCGTGAGCGCGGTGGTGCTCGCCTACAAGGCGGAGCCTTGGCTGCGGCGGTCGGTCGAGGCGCTGCTCGCCTCGGAGAAGGTCGACGTCGACGTCGTCCTGGTCGACAACGGGTGCACCACCGACGACGTGGACGTCCTGGAGCAGGTCGACGGGGTCACGGTCGTCCGGCCGGGCACCAACACGGGGTTCGCCGGAGGCTGCAACCTCGGGGCCCGGGCCGCCACCGGCGAGTACCTCGCGCTGGTCAACGGCGACGCGGTGGTCGAGCCGACGACGATGGCGCGCCTGGTCGAGGAGGCGTCGAAGCCGGACGTGGGCATCGCGGTCGCGAGCGTCCGGCTGGCCGAGGACCCGGCGCTGCTCAACGCGGGCGCGAACCCGATCCACGTGCTCGGGCTGTCGTGGTCGGGCCGGATGGGCCAGCCGGAGACGCTGACCGAGCCGATGGAGACCGCGGGCGCGTCCGGCGCCTGCGTCGTGGTGCCGAAGGCGCACTGGGACGCGCTGGGCGGCTTCGACGAGGAGTACTTCGCCTACCACGAGGACGCCGACCTCTCGATCCGCACCTGGCGGAAGGGGCTGCGGGTGCTGTACGTGCCCGACGCGGTGGCCGTGCACCGGTACGAGTTCTCCCGCAACGACTTCAAGATGTACCTGGTCGAGCGGAACCGGCTGCTGTTCGTGACCACGCTGTGGAGCGGGAAGGCGCTGGTGCTGCTGGCGTTGCCGCTGGCCGGGCTGGAAGCGGCGATGACGCTGATGGCGGCCTCGCAGGGCTGGTTCCCGGCGAAGGTGAAGGGCTGGCGCTGGCTGTGGTCGCACCGGGCGCACATCCGGGCGAGGCGTCGCGTTCTGAAGGCGGAAGCGACGGTGCCGGACCGCGAGTGGATGGGACTTTTGACGACAAAAGTCGATCCGTCGGTGATTCCCGTACCGGCCCTGGCCAGCACGGTCAACGGTCTGGTCACGATCTGGTGGTCGGTGACGAGGCGATGGGTATGA
- a CDS encoding glycosyltransferase family 2 protein: MHDAPADAHVPDNKDVWLVIPVYNEAQVIADVVEHARQTFPNIVCVDDGSRDGSAAAIAPTGAHLVQHPINMGQGAALETGLRYALNRPGAEYFVTFDADGQHRVEDALRMLEVARSGQADVVLGSRFLESRETVPWLKRFVLKTVVALSPTARKLKLTDAHNGLRVLNRPAAEGLRIRMNGMAHASEIVGKLARSNWRVAEIPVTILYTDYSRAKGQSLVNGVNILFELSLRHRGV, encoded by the coding sequence CTGCACGACGCCCCGGCCGACGCGCACGTCCCTGACAACAAGGACGTCTGGCTGGTCATCCCGGTCTACAACGAGGCCCAGGTGATCGCCGACGTCGTCGAGCACGCCCGGCAGACGTTCCCGAACATCGTCTGCGTCGACGACGGCAGCCGCGACGGCTCGGCCGCCGCGATCGCCCCGACCGGCGCGCACCTCGTGCAGCACCCGATCAACATGGGCCAGGGCGCGGCGCTGGAGACCGGTCTCCGGTACGCGCTGAACCGTCCGGGCGCCGAGTACTTCGTGACGTTCGACGCCGACGGCCAGCACCGGGTCGAGGACGCGCTGCGGATGCTCGAGGTCGCCCGCTCCGGCCAGGCCGACGTCGTGCTCGGCTCGCGGTTCCTGGAGTCGCGCGAGACCGTGCCGTGGCTCAAGCGGTTCGTCCTCAAGACCGTGGTGGCGCTGAGCCCGACCGCGCGGAAGCTGAAGCTGACCGACGCGCACAACGGGCTGCGGGTGCTCAACCGGCCGGCGGCCGAGGGGCTGCGGATCCGGATGAACGGCATGGCCCACGCGTCCGAGATCGTCGGCAAGCTGGCCCGGTCGAACTGGCGGGTCGCCGAGATCCCGGTGACGATCCTCTACACCGACTACTCCCGGGCCAAGGGCCAGTCCCTGGTCAACGGCGTCAACATCCTGTTCGAGCTGTCCCTGCGTCATCGAGGCGTGTAA
- a CDS encoding DUF2304 domain-containing protein: MVIQFLLLLAVAASLFYFVRQQHGVRLQAGKRLAFVAFLLFAAYAVVRPDDITAIAHWVGVGRGADLVLYATVVAFVFVVINFYLRTREMERRITDLARAVALRDAEILNQHRLPHPPAAGEGADTALLAAVVAEGKS; this comes from the coding sequence ATGGTCATCCAGTTCCTGCTGCTGCTCGCGGTCGCCGCGTCGCTGTTCTACTTCGTCCGGCAGCAGCACGGCGTCCGGCTGCAGGCCGGCAAGCGGCTCGCGTTCGTCGCGTTCCTGCTGTTCGCCGCGTACGCGGTCGTCCGGCCGGACGACATCACGGCGATCGCGCACTGGGTCGGCGTCGGCCGTGGAGCCGACCTCGTGCTGTACGCGACCGTCGTCGCGTTCGTGTTCGTCGTGATCAACTTCTACCTGCGGACGCGGGAGATGGAACGGCGGATCACCGACCTGGCCCGGGCCGTCGCGCTCCGGGACGCGGAGATCCTCAACCAGCACCGGCTGCCGCATCCGCCGGCCGCGGGCGAGGGGGCCGACACCGCGCTGCTGGCCGCGGTGGTGGCCGAGGGCAAGTCCTAG
- a CDS encoding TetR/AcrR family transcriptional regulator, with product MVLSPAERRPRRADARRNYDRLLDAAREAVATHGADASLDDIARRAGVGSGTLYRHFPSRSALLEAVFHDQVAALLEQANALTGTEDPGAALDRWLQAVLQHSIRYRGLAASLKAAESGWCHATMRTAADELVERAKATGTVRPEVTGSDLLKIINGLALANLECADADASSARMLGYVLAGLRPPGRPQLSS from the coding sequence GTGGTGCTGTCTCCCGCCGAGCGTCGGCCCCGTCGTGCCGACGCCCGGCGCAACTACGACCGCTTGCTGGACGCGGCCCGCGAAGCCGTCGCGACCCACGGCGCCGACGCCTCGCTGGACGACATCGCCCGGCGGGCCGGCGTCGGCTCGGGAACCCTCTACCGGCACTTCCCGAGCCGGTCCGCGCTGCTCGAAGCGGTGTTCCACGACCAGGTGGCGGCCCTTCTCGAGCAGGCGAACGCCCTGACCGGCACCGAAGACCCGGGGGCGGCGCTCGACCGCTGGCTGCAGGCGGTACTCCAGCACTCGATCCGTTACCGGGGCCTGGCCGCCTCCCTCAAGGCCGCCGAGAGCGGCTGGTGCCACGCGACGATGCGCACGGCCGCCGACGAACTGGTCGAGCGCGCGAAGGCCACGGGCACGGTCCGTCCCGAGGTCACCGGCTCCGACCTGCTCAAGATCATCAACGGCCTGGCTCTGGCCAACCTCGAGTGCGCGGACGCCGACGCGAGCAGCGCGCGGATGCTCGGCTACGTCCTCGCCGGGCTGCGCCCGCCGGGCCGGCCCCAGCTATCGAGCTAG
- a CDS encoding glutathione peroxidase, whose translation MAIYDIPLRTLSGDPATLGDYAGQTLLVVNVASKCGLTPQYEGLERLQKKYEDKGFTVLGFPCNQFMGQEPGSAEEIQEFCSATYGVTFPLFEKIEVNGDNRHPVYQELTAVPDASGEAGDVQWNFEKFLIGKDGDVVARFRPRTEPESAEVVSAIESQLS comes from the coding sequence ATGGCGATCTATGACATCCCGCTGCGGACGCTCTCCGGCGACCCGGCGACCCTGGGCGACTACGCCGGGCAGACGCTGCTCGTCGTGAACGTCGCGTCGAAGTGCGGCCTGACCCCGCAGTACGAGGGCCTCGAGCGGCTCCAGAAGAAGTACGAAGACAAGGGCTTCACGGTTCTCGGGTTCCCCTGCAACCAGTTCATGGGGCAGGAGCCGGGCTCGGCCGAGGAGATCCAGGAGTTCTGCTCCGCGACCTACGGCGTCACGTTCCCGCTGTTCGAGAAGATCGAGGTCAACGGCGACAACCGGCACCCGGTCTACCAGGAGCTCACCGCGGTCCCGGACGCGTCCGGCGAGGCCGGTGACGTGCAGTGGAACTTCGAGAAGTTCCTGATCGGCAAGGACGGCGACGTCGTCGCCCGGTTCCGCCCACGCACCGAGCCGGAGTCGGCCGAGGTCGTGAGCGCGATCGAGTCCCAGCTGAGCTGA
- a CDS encoding PAS domain-containing hybrid sensor histidine kinase/response regulator has product MGTLSFAADELRPAALLALDSDGRVALADAPAGELFACPADALLGRPLADLLAPPDQEPSARGLLQAEPGTVATTPFRRPDGSVFTASAARAALTGRDGPLVALTLRTAAEYGAAQSWLAGIVRSARDAIIGESLDGRVTSWNAAAAQLYGYTEEEMVGRRMADLYPPERASEEEDILRRILVGESVEIYEAQRLHRDGHRMLVELSVSPVTDAAGRIVGAARVSRDVTARHRYEAKFRWLLDATALAIIGVDRDGIIQLVNSEAQRLFGYPADELHGQPVEILLPESVRGRHGQHRAIYATDPRMRRMGEGLQLRARRKDGSEFPAEISLASIQTDEGLLVAATVTDISARLDQETEHRRLENELQRSQRLDSLGQLAGGVAHDFNNVLAIISTHASILEEDLEDAAATTPALDGAHEAVAQVLAASERGARLTRQLLAFGRREIVRPEVFDLNDVVRDVQRMLTGTLGADVVLGADLAQRPAAVSADPGRIEQVLVNLAVNARDAMPAGGSLTVRTGHTVIGPVEAAEHGLERGAYVELAVIDTGTGMPPEVAERAFEPFFSTKAAEGHGTGLGLASVYGIVAQAGGTIGLDSTVGVGTTVTILLPSAELAALDDDRPDAGPPEPARPGYGTILLVDDERELRASIETILTRVGYTVLSAASGAEAVELATTYRGRLDLLLTDITMPGLSGREVADRVRATHPSIQVLYMSGFAQRLLTSKGTIDPEVTLIEKPFNRRDLLAAIEETLRLPV; this is encoded by the coding sequence ATGGGGACCCTGTCGTTCGCCGCCGACGAGCTGCGACCGGCGGCGCTGCTGGCCCTCGACTCGGACGGCCGGGTCGCGCTGGCCGACGCGCCGGCCGGTGAGCTGTTCGCCTGCCCGGCGGACGCGCTGCTCGGCCGGCCGCTCGCCGACCTGCTCGCGCCACCCGACCAGGAGCCGTCCGCGCGGGGCCTGCTGCAGGCCGAGCCGGGCACGGTCGCGACGACGCCGTTCCGCCGGCCCGACGGCAGCGTGTTCACCGCGTCGGCGGCCCGGGCCGCGCTCACCGGCCGGGACGGTCCGCTGGTCGCGCTCACCCTGCGGACGGCGGCCGAGTACGGAGCGGCCCAGAGCTGGCTCGCCGGCATCGTCCGCTCGGCCCGCGACGCGATCATCGGGGAGTCGCTGGACGGCCGCGTGACCTCGTGGAACGCGGCCGCCGCGCAGCTCTACGGCTACACCGAGGAGGAGATGGTCGGCCGCCGGATGGCCGACCTCTACCCGCCCGAGCGGGCCAGCGAGGAAGAGGACATCCTCCGCCGGATCCTGGTCGGCGAGAGCGTCGAGATCTACGAGGCCCAGCGCCTGCACCGCGACGGTCACCGGATGCTCGTCGAACTCTCGGTCTCGCCGGTCACCGACGCGGCGGGCCGGATCGTCGGTGCGGCCCGGGTCTCCCGGGACGTCACCGCGCGGCACCGCTACGAGGCCAAGTTCCGCTGGCTGCTCGACGCGACCGCGCTGGCCATCATCGGCGTCGACCGGGACGGGATCATCCAGCTCGTCAACTCCGAGGCCCAGCGGCTGTTCGGCTACCCGGCCGACGAGCTACACGGCCAGCCGGTCGAGATCCTGCTGCCGGAGAGCGTCCGCGGACGGCACGGGCAGCACCGGGCGATCTACGCGACCGACCCGCGGATGCGCCGGATGGGGGAGGGCCTGCAGCTGCGGGCCCGCCGCAAGGACGGCTCCGAGTTCCCCGCCGAGATCTCCCTCGCGTCCATCCAGACCGACGAGGGGCTGCTGGTCGCCGCGACCGTCACCGACATCTCGGCCCGGCTCGACCAGGAGACCGAACACCGGCGCCTGGAGAACGAGCTGCAGCGATCGCAGCGCCTGGACAGCCTCGGCCAGCTGGCCGGCGGCGTCGCCCACGACTTCAACAACGTGCTCGCGATCATCAGCACGCACGCGTCGATCCTCGAGGAGGACCTCGAGGACGCGGCCGCCACCACGCCCGCGCTGGACGGCGCGCACGAGGCGGTCGCGCAGGTCCTCGCCGCGTCCGAGCGCGGCGCGCGCCTGACCCGCCAGTTGCTCGCGTTCGGCCGCCGCGAGATCGTCCGGCCCGAGGTCTTCGACCTCAACGACGTCGTCCGCGACGTCCAGCGCATGCTCACCGGCACCCTCGGGGCGGACGTCGTCCTGGGCGCCGATCTGGCCCAGCGCCCGGCCGCGGTCAGTGCCGATCCGGGACGCATCGAGCAGGTCCTGGTGAACCTGGCCGTCAACGCCCGGGACGCGATGCCGGCCGGCGGCTCGCTGACCGTCCGGACCGGCCACACCGTGATCGGGCCGGTCGAGGCGGCCGAGCACGGTCTGGAACGCGGGGCGTACGTCGAACTGGCGGTGATCGACACCGGGACCGGGATGCCGCCGGAGGTCGCCGAGCGGGCGTTCGAGCCGTTCTTCAGCACCAAGGCGGCCGAGGGGCACGGTACCGGCCTCGGGCTGGCGTCGGTGTACGGCATCGTCGCGCAGGCCGGCGGCACGATCGGGCTGGACTCCACGGTCGGGGTCGGCACGACCGTGACGATCCTGCTGCCGTCGGCCGAGCTGGCCGCGCTGGACGACGACCGGCCGGACGCCGGACCGCCCGAACCGGCCCGCCCCGGCTACGGCACGATCCTGCTGGTCGACGACGAACGGGAGCTGCGCGCGTCGATCGAGACGATCCTGACCCGGGTCGGCTACACGGTGTTGTCGGCCGCGTCCGGGGCCGAGGCGGTGGAGCTCGCGACGACGTACCGGGGGCGGCTGGACCTGCTGCTGACCGACATCACGATGCCCGGTCTCTCCGGCCGCGAGGTCGCCGACCGGGTCCGGGCCACGCACCCGTCGATCCAGGTGCTGTACATGTCGGGCTTCGCGCAGCGGTTGCTCACCTCGAAGGGCACCATCGACCCCGAGGTGACGCTGATCGAGAAGCCGTTCAACCGGCGCGACCTGCTGGCCGCGATCGAGGAGACCCTGCGCCTCCCGGTCTAG
- a CDS encoding substrate-binding domain-containing protein yields MAPTRSSAATSDRSQAQLGLLVPDSTADDWDALRSAAVDAGDQFAIDVSPDAADETDPAAQIRKVEAFGEQQLKCFAIAPVDPAALVGPLAALAKKKVSIFNLGLQMDDEAAAKAGYQITSIIGPSDEEIGHQAAREMITAVAKGSEVAMVLGTDSDPNAALQRKGFTDAADGNLVVSTTKATNDNYNTAVQVVTDTIAAKPSLKGIFASSDVIGRAAAKAVKAAGKADSISVISVGGTIEGLRAVQSGELEATVATFPASVGELVVRACRQVVDGGTVKPRLVTQSYAVNKANVGAELDSYPQPTQPFPDPLV; encoded by the coding sequence ATGGCGCCGACGCGGTCCAGCGCGGCCACCAGCGACCGGTCGCAGGCCCAGCTCGGCCTCCTGGTCCCCGACTCGACGGCCGACGACTGGGACGCGCTCCGCAGCGCCGCGGTGGACGCCGGCGACCAGTTCGCGATCGACGTCTCCCCGGACGCCGCCGACGAGACCGACCCGGCGGCCCAGATCCGCAAGGTCGAGGCGTTCGGCGAACAGCAGCTCAAGTGCTTCGCGATCGCCCCGGTCGACCCGGCCGCCCTCGTCGGCCCGCTCGCCGCGCTCGCGAAGAAGAAGGTCTCGATCTTCAACCTCGGCCTCCAGATGGACGACGAGGCGGCCGCGAAGGCCGGCTACCAGATCACCTCGATCATCGGCCCGTCCGACGAGGAGATCGGCCACCAGGCCGCCCGCGAGATGATCACCGCGGTCGCCAAGGGCAGTGAGGTCGCGATGGTGCTCGGCACCGACTCCGACCCGAACGCCGCACTCCAGCGCAAGGGCTTCACCGACGCCGCCGACGGCAACCTCGTGGTCTCCACCACCAAGGCGACGAACGACAACTACAACACCGCGGTCCAGGTGGTCACCGACACGATCGCCGCCAAGCCGAGCCTCAAGGGCATCTTCGCCAGCAGCGACGTCATCGGTCGCGCGGCGGCCAAGGCGGTCAAGGCGGCCGGGAAGGCCGACTCGATCTCGGTGATCTCGGTCGGCGGCACGATCGAGGGTCTGCGCGCCGTGCAGTCCGGTGAGCTCGAGGCCACCGTGGCGACGTTCCCCGCGTCGGTCGGCGAGCTGGTCGTCCGGGCCTGCCGTCAGGTCGTCGACGGCGGCACGGTCAAACCCCGGCTGGTGACCCAGAGCTACGCGGTGAACAAGGCGAACGTCGGCGCCGAGCTCGACTCGTACCCGCAGCCGACGCAGCCGTTCCCCGACCCACTGGTGTGA